The Spirochaeta cellobiosiphila DSM 17781 genome includes a window with the following:
- the gyrB gene encoding DNA topoisomerase (ATP-hydrolyzing) subunit B — protein sequence MQDNYSAQNIQVLKGLEAVRKRPGMYIGSTGPDGLHHLVYEIVDNSIDEALAGHCSHIKVVIEHEDIIRVEDDGRGIPVDLHPIENVSAMEVVLTKLHAGGKFEKDAYKVSGGLHGVGVSVVNALSTWCEVTVHQMNHVYFQSYKIGVPDEPVKVIGDTDRTGTMVRFKADPNIFDMTVYSFDVLAQRLRELAFLNKGIRITLEDKRSAHEKKHDFFFEGGVKSFVEFLNKNKTKVHGEPIYLEGEKDDVFLEIALEWNDGFAENIFSFVNNINTRDGGTHLSGFRSALTRTLNDRLKESKHVKKMDESFSGEDAREGLTAVVSVKVPNPQFEGQTKGKLGNSEVRGIVESFLNDQLSDFFEKNPKVLEQVLEKVVLAAKARVAARRARDLTRRKSVLESAGLPGKLADCSEKDPSKCEIYIVEGDSAGGSAKMGRDRSFQAILPLWGKMLNVEKTRFDKVISNEKLLPVIGALGTSAGPNFDLEKLRYYKVIIMADADVDGSHIRTLLLTFFFRYMQPLVEAGHVYIAMPPLYKIAYGKEVHYVYNDDERKILLKEMREEKGVPEEKINVQRYKGLGEMNPEQLWETTMNPDSRNMMQVKLEDLVEADEIFTTLMGDNVPPRRKFIEDNALAVSNLDV from the coding sequence ATGCAAGACAATTACTCTGCACAGAATATCCAGGTACTTAAAGGTCTGGAGGCTGTTCGCAAGCGTCCTGGTATGTACATCGGTTCCACAGGACCAGATGGTCTACACCACTTAGTATATGAAATAGTTGACAACAGTATTGATGAGGCTCTCGCAGGACACTGTTCCCATATTAAAGTAGTAATAGAACACGAAGATATAATTAGGGTTGAAGACGATGGGAGAGGAATCCCTGTCGATTTACATCCTATTGAAAATGTAAGTGCAATGGAAGTTGTATTAACAAAGCTTCATGCAGGTGGAAAATTTGAAAAAGATGCTTATAAAGTATCTGGTGGTCTACATGGTGTAGGTGTCTCTGTTGTGAACGCACTGTCAACATGGTGTGAAGTAACTGTACATCAGATGAATCACGTTTATTTTCAAAGCTATAAAATTGGTGTACCAGATGAACCCGTTAAAGTAATAGGGGACACTGATAGAACTGGTACGATGGTTCGATTCAAAGCTGATCCTAATATTTTTGATATGACTGTCTATAGTTTTGATGTTTTGGCTCAAAGACTTAGAGAACTAGCCTTTTTAAATAAGGGAATCAGAATTACCTTAGAAGATAAACGTTCTGCACATGAAAAGAAACATGATTTCTTTTTTGAAGGTGGTGTAAAGTCTTTTGTTGAGTTTCTTAATAAAAATAAAACAAAAGTTCATGGTGAACCTATATATTTAGAGGGTGAGAAGGATGATGTTTTTCTCGAGATAGCACTTGAGTGGAATGATGGCTTTGCTGAAAACATATTCTCATTTGTTAATAATATAAATACTAGAGATGGTGGAACACACTTATCTGGTTTTCGATCTGCTCTAACGAGAACACTTAATGACCGTTTAAAAGAAAGTAAACACGTAAAGAAAATGGATGAAAGCTTTTCTGGAGAAGATGCTCGTGAAGGTTTAACAGCTGTTGTATCGGTAAAAGTACCAAATCCCCAGTTTGAAGGTCAAACAAAGGGAAAATTAGGTAATTCCGAGGTTCGTGGTATTGTTGAATCTTTTCTGAATGATCAACTTTCAGATTTTTTTGAAAAGAACCCTAAAGTGTTAGAGCAAGTATTAGAAAAGGTTGTGTTAGCAGCTAAAGCACGAGTAGCTGCTAGAAGAGCTAGAGATTTAACACGACGAAAAAGTGTATTGGAATCTGCCGGTTTACCTGGTAAATTAGCGGATTGTTCGGAAAAGGATCCTTCTAAATGTGAAATTTATATAGTCGAAGGGGATTCAGCTGGCGGTTCCGCAAAAATGGGAAGAGATAGAAGCTTTCAAGCTATTTTACCATTGTGGGGTAAGATGCTTAATGTTGAAAAGACTAGGTTTGATAAGGTTATATCGAATGAAAAACTTTTACCTGTTATTGGAGCTTTAGGAACAAGTGCTGGCCCTAATTTTGATTTAGAAAAGCTTCGATATTATAAAGTAATCATTATGGCTGATGCCGACGTTGATGGATCACATATTAGAACTCTTTTATTGACTTTCTTTTTTAGGTATATGCAACCTTTAGTAGAGGCTGGCCATGTGTACATAGCAATGCCACCATTGTATAAAATCGCCTACGGAAAAGAAGTTCATTATGTCTATAATGATGATGAAAGAAAGATACTTCTTAAAGAAATGAGAGAGGAGAAAGGTGTTCCTGAAGAAAAAATTAACGTTCAACGTTATAAAGGTTTAGGTGAAATGAACCCTGAGCAACTTTGGGAAACAACCATGAATCCTGATTCAAGGAATATGATGCAAGTTAAATTAGAAGATTTAGTCGAAGCTGATGAAATCTTTACTACTTTAATGGGTGATAATGTTCCTCCTCGTCGTAAATTTATCGAAGATAATGCTTTAGCTGTCTCAAATTTAGATGTCTAA